ATCTAACAATATGTATGGTTCCTAAGATATCATAGGTAGACTAACTACAGTTGGCCATACTACAACAGCCTACGTTAAAGGAGTACAAAAACCAAATCGAAAACTTTATTTGACAGATGGCAGGTATGTATAAGTATAATTCTTTGTgacataaaattaaaaaatatttacaacacCTAATAAATTTAATACTATCTCCAATCTCAAATTGTGCATCAATTATGCAGGGAAAGTATTGAAGCTATGCTTTGGGGTCGACAAGCTACAGATTTTCCCGCCGAACAAATTATAGAAGAGAGCAAAAGAACACCAATAATTATTCTATTGCTTGGAGTGACTTGCAAATCACGTGAAGGTAAAATCGTTTAGCTTTCTATATGtataaaaatacatagaagCAAGTAATACACTAAGCACTGTTTGAAATTTACAATACTTCTATTATATAGGCCAACTAAAACTCCAGGGGAGCACCACATGCCAATGGCATATTAATCCCATTATACCTGAAGCAATTGCACTTCAAAATAGGTAATTGCTTACTTACTTTACATAACATATTATACAGTCCAATATTTCTTTCGCTGATTCTTAATTCCTAtaaaaaattttaaagtattATATGTACACAGATTCAAAGCATTTCCATATGAAGTGTCGTGGCTAAATACACCAAATGCAAGTACCCAAACCATATCAACATCCATTAATGATCTTGGAGACGTCATCAACCCACACAAGATATATGTAAGCTAATTCGCTATGTTTCTCAACTTTCCATCAATTTAATATCTACGTTCATACTAGATATTAATAATCACAAGTATTTACATACATGTACTCTGCAGGGTAATACATACCAAGTTGATGTTGTGATAAAAACACTGAAACCTAATCAACCATGGTGGTACCTTGGCTGTACTTCATGTCACAAACGAGTGCTCCAAGAAGGTGATGGCTATAGATGTCCAAAATGTGCTGCAACTACTGCTAAACCAATGTAAGCATACAAATCATCCTATACAAAATAGTAAGTTCAATAATGTTACTAAGCTAACAAATGACTTATTTCTTTATTAGGTATCGTATCACATTAGTAGCAATTGATCCAGCTAATTTCAATGAGGAAGACCCAAAAAGCATTGAAATTGTTTTCTTTGGTACCACTGGAGAAGAACTCACAGGTGTTCCAGCTTTAACACTTGCAGCGTCTTAGACAATAAATCCAAGAGAAATACCTCTAGAAATTACATGATTATATGGACACAAGTACACTCTAAAGATTAATGTCTCCTTTTCATCCATGCAACAAACAGACATATCATTTCAAGTTAGATCCATAATAAATACATATGGTCCAATTGTTCCTGCCCTACCTACAACAAGCAAAACGCCAGGTACATGCTtaaacataaatattttttacaaaCTTTCACCTATTGCACAAACTTGCATCTCCAACTTGCATGTTCCAAAAAGTAGCTTACCTACATAGAAGAAGTTTCAATGTTTTAGCTTAATTGCGTAGCTCTGTTAGTGACTAAAATCTTTATAGTTCCTTTAAATAAACCATCACAGCTATTACTTCTGTAACCTTACAAACCATGCCAAAAAAAACAACGTTAACCTTTTTTAACCAATAATTTCAGATCTTTCTACCTAAGGAGCTATCCATTATTGTTACAGCCAAAGCTTCATTTTTTGAGTGATATAGTGAATACTTTAGAAATCCAATACAATGATGTCTGTTAGCTCGAATAGTAGCATATAGATCTACAAAAGCTCCAAGTTCAATATATGCTTGCAATGGTTAGAACTACATGTAGGCTATTTTCTTTTCTGCTATCTTGATTACAGTTAATTTTAAGTCTTTCTGTCTAAAGTTCTGTTCATTATTCCTCCAACCAACGCTTCATTTTGAGTGTATTATTATATGTTCAATGTATCCTTGCAGTGGTTACAACTGTGTATTATTGCTGTAACCAAAGGTTCATTTTTTAGAATGATATAGTAAATACTTTAGAAATCCAATACAATGATGTCTGTTAGCTTGAACAGTGGCATGTAGATCAACAAAAGCTCCATGTACAATGTATTGTTGCAATGGTTAGAACTGCATGTAGACCAATACAATGATGTCTGTTAGCTTGAATAGTAGCATGTAGATCTACAAAAGCTCCAAGTTTAATGTATGCTTGCAATGGTTAGAACTACATGTAGGCTATTTTCTTTTCTGCTATCTTGATTATAGTGAATTTTAAGTCTTTCTGTCTAAAGTTCTGTTCATTATTCCTCCAACCAACGCTTCATTTTGAGTGTATTCTTACATGTTCAATGTATCCTTGCAGTGGTTACAACTTGAATTATTTCTCTAACCAAAGGTTCATTTTTTTGAATGATATAGTGAATACTTTAGAAATCCAATACAATGATGTCTGTTAGCTTGAACagtgctgtcggagggtgaactcctatcgcagggatcccaagagaccccccttttagagattcggccgggggaatgatcctgaataagttcatcggagaaataaatggaagtggaaataaatgcaacggtcggtggtgggggatgatcgacctagtgcaaagggaagtaaatgcaccggagtttagacaggttcgggccgcacgggggcgtaataccctactcctgtatggatgcaataactttccttgagggggatccctcaaggaatatgtctggttacaagaatatattgtctaactaagagcttgaggctccttgttctagctttgctcaggcttgcttgcagtgttcttcgtctaagtgtggcacgg
The nucleotide sequence above comes from Phragmites australis chromosome 4, lpPhrAust1.1, whole genome shotgun sequence. Encoded proteins:
- the LOC133916431 gene encoding replication protein A 70 kDa DNA-binding subunit B-like isoform X3; the encoded protein is MFPKIAYSLVSFDILKTRIDNINDMSDIIGRLTTVGHTTTAYVKGVQKPNRKLYLTDGRESIEAMLWGRQATDFPAEQIIEESKRTPIIILLLGVTCKSREGQLKLQGSTTCQWHINPIIPEAIALQNRFKAFPYEVSWLNTPNASTQTISTSINDLGDVINPHKIYGNTYQVDVVIKTLKPNQPWWYLGCTSCHKRVLQEGDGYRCPKCAATTAKPMYRITLVAIDPANFNEEDPKSIEIVFFGTTGEELTDISFQVRSIINTYGPIVPALPTTSKTPGTTSAHTHSPTSIDIPQEQHKKETESLLSR
- the LOC133916431 gene encoding replication protein A 70 kDa DNA-binding subunit B-like isoform X1, yielding MTYRAVDHMFLIRFTNYTEVHKTSTISPMFPKIAYSLVSFDILKTRIDNINDMSDIIGRLTTVGHTTTAYVKGVQKPNRKLYLTDGRESIEAMLWGRQATDFPAEQIIEESKRTPIIILLLGVTCKSREGQLKLQGSTTCQWHINPIIPEAIALQNRFKAFPYEVSWLNTPNASTQTISTSINDLGDVINPHKIYGNTYQVDVVIKTLKPNQPWWYLGCTSCHKRVLQEGDGYRCPKCAATTAKPMYRITLVAIDPANFNEEDPKSIEIVFFGTTGEELTDISFQVRSIINTYGPIVPALPTTSKTPGTTSAHTHSPTSIDIPQEQHKKETESLLSR
- the LOC133916431 gene encoding replication protein A 70 kDa DNA-binding subunit B-like isoform X2 is translated as MTYRAVDHMFLIRFTNYTEVHKTSTISPMFPKIAYSLVSFDILKTRIDNINDMSDIIGRLTTVGHTTTAYVKGVQKPNRKLYLTDGRESIEAMLWGRQATDFPAEQIIEESKRTPIIILLLGVTCKSREGQLKLQGSTTCQWHINPIIPEAIALQNRFKAFPYEVSWLNTPNASTQTISTSINDLGDVINPHKIYGNTYQVDVVIKTLKPNQPWWYLGCTSCHKRVLQEGDGYRCPKCAATTAKPMYRITLVAIDPANFNEEDPKSIEIVFFGTTGEELTGTTSAHTHSPTSIDIPQEQHKKETESLLSR
- the LOC133916431 gene encoding replication protein A 70 kDa DNA-binding subunit B-like isoform X4, whose amino-acid sequence is MTYRAVDHMFLIRFTNYTEVHKTSTISPMFPKIAYSLVSFDILKTRIDNINDMSDIIGRLTTVGHTTTAYVKGVQKPNRKLYLTDGRESIEAMLWGRQATDFPAEQIIEESKRTPIIILLLGVTCKSREGQLKLQGSTTCQWHINPIIPEAIALQNRFKAFPYEVSWLNTPNASTQTISTSINDLGDVINPHKIYGNTYQVDVVIKTLKPNQPWWYLGCTSCHKRVLQEGDGYRCPKCAATTAKPMNYFSSHTQPNIN